The proteins below are encoded in one region of Streptomyces ficellus:
- a CDS encoding ArsR/SmtB family transcription factor — MELEERVAELERRMAALESGGRPVPPVGEGDFWALEGLKAQLAQMGAAAGGVLFTGAVRLPTGEQYEWQYGTLAGEQLDGDWTEAAESFAALGHPVRLRLLREIVGGRRTAAELAELEEIGTTGQIYHHLRQLTGAGWLHTAGRGRYEVPPGRVVPLLVALATARP; from the coding sequence ATGGAGCTGGAGGAGCGCGTCGCGGAACTGGAGCGGCGCATGGCCGCGCTGGAGAGCGGCGGCCGTCCCGTGCCGCCCGTCGGCGAGGGTGACTTCTGGGCCCTCGAAGGGCTCAAGGCACAGCTCGCCCAGATGGGCGCCGCCGCCGGCGGGGTGCTGTTCACCGGCGCCGTTCGACTGCCCACGGGGGAGCAGTACGAATGGCAGTACGGCACCCTCGCCGGCGAGCAGTTGGACGGCGACTGGACCGAGGCCGCCGAGTCGTTCGCCGCGCTCGGCCACCCGGTCCGCCTCCGGCTCCTCCGCGAGATCGTCGGCGGCCGGCGCACCGCCGCCGAGCTGGCCGAGCTGGAGGAGATCGGCACGACCGGCCAGATCTACCACCACCTGCGCCAACTGACCGGAGCGGGCTGGCTGCACACCGCCGGCCGCGGCCGGTACGAGGTCCCGCCGGGCCGTGTGGTCCCGCTGCTCGTGGCACTGGCCACGGCCCGGCCGTAA
- a CDS encoding M23 family metallopeptidase — protein MLARVLWAVFVAQAVAGFFVDLPYNYWLGWLPLLAAVAIGAALRGTDERRHAPWEQDAIEVAPPVTGTWSALNSPADKVPSHGTHQLGQTYAIDVVAEPEAGARPSFAWLWPVARRNEDFPAFGAPLLAVADATVVHAEDGQRDHLSRGSLPALVYFFLVEGIFRSIGGARRIIGNHVVLDLGDGTYAVYAHVQRGSLRVRAGDRVTAGQQLGRCGNSGNSTEPHLHFQLMDGPDARTARGLPFTWRGVGVPAGGETFTVEPAGERV, from the coding sequence ATGCTCGCCCGCGTCCTGTGGGCGGTCTTCGTCGCCCAGGCGGTCGCCGGGTTCTTCGTGGACCTGCCCTACAACTACTGGCTGGGCTGGCTCCCGCTGCTGGCCGCCGTCGCCATCGGCGCCGCACTGCGCGGCACCGACGAACGCCGCCACGCCCCGTGGGAGCAGGACGCCATCGAGGTCGCCCCGCCGGTCACCGGCACCTGGTCCGCGCTGAACAGCCCGGCGGACAAGGTGCCGAGCCACGGCACGCACCAGCTCGGCCAGACGTACGCGATCGACGTCGTCGCCGAGCCGGAGGCGGGAGCCCGGCCGTCGTTCGCCTGGCTGTGGCCGGTCGCCCGCCGCAACGAGGACTTCCCCGCCTTCGGCGCCCCCCTCCTCGCCGTCGCGGACGCCACCGTGGTGCACGCCGAGGACGGCCAGCGCGACCACCTCAGCCGGGGCTCACTGCCCGCGCTCGTGTACTTCTTCCTGGTGGAGGGCATCTTCCGGAGCATCGGAGGCGCGCGCCGCATCATCGGCAACCACGTGGTGCTCGACCTCGGCGACGGTACGTACGCGGTCTACGCGCACGTCCAGCGCGGGTCGCTGCGGGTCCGCGCCGGAGACCGGGTGACGGCCGGGCAGCAGCTCGGCCGCTGCGGCAACAGCGGCAACTCCACGGAGCCGCACCTGCACTTCCAGCTCATGGACGGCCCCGACGCGCGCACCGCCCGCGGCCTGCCGTTCACCTGGCGGGGCGTCGGCGTCCCGGCGGGCGGCGAGACGTTCACCGTGGAACCGGCCGGCGAACGCGTCTAA
- a CDS encoding nuclear transport factor 2 family protein, with protein sequence MSEHPDAALVRRGYEAFTRGDMAALGSLMTADCAAHLPGSNQVSGHCKGRDNVLERFGRLFELSGGSLRVDVHGVYVDGRGHVMTAHKWLAERGDRGIEMRGGLIITIVGGKMTDIDECVEDIDEIDAFWDTPA encoded by the coding sequence ATGAGCGAACACCCGGACGCTGCCCTGGTGCGCCGCGGTTACGAGGCGTTCACCAGGGGCGACATGGCGGCCCTCGGGTCCCTGATGACGGCGGACTGCGCCGCCCACCTGCCGGGGTCGAACCAGGTGTCCGGCCACTGCAAGGGCCGCGACAACGTCCTGGAACGGTTCGGCAGGCTCTTCGAGCTGTCCGGCGGGTCGCTCCGCGTCGACGTCCACGGCGTCTACGTGGACGGACGGGGCCACGTGATGACGGCGCACAAGTGGCTCGCCGAGCGCGGGGACCGGGGGATCGAGATGAGGGGCGGGCTCATCATCACGATCGTCGGCGGGAAGATGACCGACATCGACGAGTGCGTGGAGGACATCGACGAGATCGACGCCTTCTGGGACACGCCGGCTTAG
- a CDS encoding maleylpyruvate isomerase family mycothiol-dependent enzyme: MPPASKRTQRTRSYDPARTRAAVLAQFDHVRHQVLALTPEQLALPTRLGEWTVRELAAHFTMALRSVIRGVAAPAPATRDLTLLEWPLATRRFAGDVDHDTREIAEAAADTPAALAALYEETGRQLADALAAAPDERLIVTRFGGVRLGDFLVTRTVELIVHTDDLNDATGLAVPFDRRALATCTRLLADALAAKAPGGSVEVRVPPHAVVQCVEGPRHTRGTPPNVVETDPLTWIRLATGRTSWADALNAAQVRASGERADLSAHLPVLG, from the coding sequence ATGCCACCGGCCAGCAAGCGCACGCAGCGAACCCGCAGTTACGACCCGGCCAGGACCCGCGCCGCCGTGCTCGCCCAGTTCGACCACGTACGGCACCAGGTCCTCGCCCTCACCCCGGAGCAGCTCGCGCTGCCGACCCGGCTCGGGGAGTGGACGGTCCGCGAACTGGCAGCGCACTTCACCATGGCGCTGCGCTCCGTGATCCGGGGCGTGGCCGCGCCCGCGCCCGCCACCCGCGACCTGACCCTGCTGGAGTGGCCGCTCGCCACCCGGAGGTTCGCCGGGGACGTCGACCACGACACCCGCGAGATCGCCGAGGCGGCGGCGGACACCCCGGCCGCGCTCGCCGCGCTGTACGAGGAGACCGGCCGGCAGCTCGCGGACGCCCTGGCGGCGGCGCCCGACGAGCGGCTGATCGTCACCCGCTTCGGTGGCGTGCGCCTCGGGGACTTCCTGGTCACCCGCACCGTCGAGCTGATCGTCCACACCGACGACCTGAACGACGCGACCGGGCTCGCCGTCCCGTTCGACCGCCGGGCGCTCGCCACCTGCACGCGCCTGCTCGCCGACGCGCTCGCCGCCAAGGCGCCGGGCGGCTCGGTCGAGGTGAGGGTGCCGCCGCACGCGGTGGTCCAGTGCGTCGAAGGGCCCCGGCACACGCGCGGCACGCCGCCGAACGTCGTCGAGACAGACCCGCTGACGTGGATCCGGCTCGCCACCGGGCGCACCTCCTGGGCGGACGCGCTGAACGCGGCCCAGGTCCGGGCGAGCGGCGAGCGGGCGGACCTGTCGGCCCACCTGCCGGTCCTGGGCTGA
- a CDS encoding META domain-containing protein, producing the protein MTTKQKKQPHPARAAAALVPLLALALAACGTQTKDGSGAGDGSSSVRPDVPVTGVHWTVESVTADGRKTAAPAGAHVTIDAKGRAQGNFGCNHFSAKAAVEGDTVTLTDATMTEMGCPEPHQGFEDALKTALTGKLKAELNDGALTLTSTGGDTIRLSEQPPAPLEGTKWTVNSLLAGRTATSLPAGTEGKASLVFGKDGSVRGNLGCNQFSTTVTTEGSTMTFGRVTSTRKLCAAPQMELERALLEVMKGKVTYALDHRSLTVTAPDTSGFVAGAPGEQAAQGHPKK; encoded by the coding sequence ATGACGACGAAGCAGAAGAAGCAGCCGCACCCCGCCCGGGCCGCCGCCGCGCTCGTCCCGCTGCTGGCCCTCGCGCTCGCCGCCTGCGGCACCCAGACCAAGGACGGTTCGGGCGCGGGCGACGGCAGTAGTTCCGTACGCCCCGACGTGCCCGTCACCGGGGTGCACTGGACCGTCGAGAGCGTCACCGCCGACGGCCGGAAGACCGCCGCCCCGGCGGGCGCCCACGTCACGATCGACGCCAAGGGCCGTGCCCAGGGCAACTTCGGGTGCAACCACTTCAGCGCCAAGGCGGCCGTCGAGGGCGACACGGTCACCCTCACCGACGCGACCATGACCGAGATGGGCTGCCCGGAGCCCCACCAGGGCTTCGAGGACGCCCTGAAGACCGCTCTGACGGGCAAGCTCAAGGCCGAGCTGAACGACGGCGCCCTCACGCTGACCAGCACCGGAGGCGACACGATCCGGCTCAGCGAGCAGCCCCCGGCGCCGCTGGAGGGCACCAAGTGGACGGTGAACTCGCTGCTCGCCGGGCGGACCGCGACCTCCCTGCCGGCCGGGACCGAGGGCAAGGCGTCCCTCGTGTTCGGCAAGGACGGTTCCGTACGCGGGAACCTGGGCTGCAACCAGTTCAGCACCACCGTCACCACCGAGGGCTCGACGATGACGTTCGGCCGCGTGACCAGCACCCGCAAGCTCTGTGCCGCCCCGCAGATGGAGCTGGAGCGCGCCCTGCTCGAGGTGATGAAGGGCAAGGTCACCTACGCCCTGGACCACCGCAGCCTGACGGTCACCGCACCCGACACGTCGGGCTTCGTGGCGGGCGCGCCGGGCGAGCAGGCCGCGCAGGGGCACCCCAAGAAGTAG
- the purF gene encoding amidophosphoribosyltransferase, with protein MPRGDGRLNHDLLPGEKGPQDACGVFGVWAPGEEVAKLTYFGLYALQHRGQESAGIAVSNGSQILVFKDMGLVSQVFDETSLGSLQGHIAVGHARYSTTGASVWENAQPTFRATAHGSIALGHNGNLVNTAQLAEMVADLPKTDGRATQVAATNDTDLVTALLAGQVDDDGKPLTIEEAAAKVLPEVMGAFSLVFMDEHTLYAARDPQGIRPLVLGRLERGWVVASESAALDICGAAYVREVEPGEMIAIDENGIRTSRFAEAKPKGCVFEYVYLARPDTDIAGRNVYLSRVEMGRKLAKEAPVDADLVIATPESGTPAAIGYAEASGIPFGAGLVKNAYVGRTFIQPSQTIRQLGIRLKLNPLKEVIKGKRLVVVDDSIVRGNTQRALVRMLREAGAAEVHIRISSPPVKWPCFFGIDFATRAELIANGMTVDEIGKSLGADSLSYISIDGMIEATTIDKQRLCRACFDGEYPMELPDPELLGKQLLETELAAGPAATAAADALRRP; from the coding sequence GTGCCACGTGGTGACGGTCGACTCAATCACGATCTGCTTCCCGGCGAAAAGGGCCCCCAGGACGCTTGCGGCGTCTTCGGTGTCTGGGCTCCGGGTGAAGAGGTCGCAAAGCTCACGTACTTCGGGCTCTACGCCCTCCAGCATCGGGGCCAGGAATCCGCGGGAATCGCGGTCAGCAACGGCTCCCAGATCCTCGTCTTCAAGGACATGGGCCTGGTTTCCCAGGTCTTCGACGAGACCTCTCTCGGTTCCCTCCAGGGTCACATCGCGGTCGGTCACGCCCGCTACTCGACCACGGGTGCCTCCGTGTGGGAGAACGCGCAGCCGACGTTCCGGGCCACCGCCCACGGCTCCATCGCGCTCGGCCACAACGGCAACCTGGTCAACACCGCCCAGCTCGCCGAGATGGTCGCCGACCTCCCGAAGACGGACGGCCGCGCCACGCAGGTGGCGGCCACCAACGACACCGACCTCGTCACCGCGCTCCTCGCGGGCCAGGTCGACGACGACGGCAAGCCGCTGACCATCGAGGAGGCGGCCGCCAAGGTGCTCCCCGAGGTGATGGGCGCCTTCTCCCTCGTCTTCATGGACGAGCACACCCTCTACGCCGCCCGCGACCCGCAGGGCATCCGCCCGCTGGTCCTCGGCCGCCTGGAGCGCGGCTGGGTCGTCGCGTCCGAGTCCGCCGCCCTCGACATCTGCGGCGCCGCGTACGTCCGCGAGGTCGAGCCCGGCGAGATGATCGCCATCGACGAGAACGGCATCCGCACCTCGCGATTCGCGGAAGCGAAGCCCAAGGGCTGTGTCTTCGAGTACGTCTACCTGGCGCGCCCGGACACCGACATCGCCGGCCGGAACGTGTACCTCTCCCGGGTGGAGATGGGCCGCAAACTGGCCAAGGAGGCGCCCGTCGACGCCGATCTCGTCATAGCGACGCCCGAGTCCGGCACGCCCGCCGCGATCGGGTACGCGGAGGCGAGCGGCATCCCGTTCGGCGCTGGCCTGGTGAAGAACGCGTACGTCGGCCGGACCTTCATCCAGCCGTCCCAGACCATCCGCCAGCTGGGCATCCGCCTGAAGCTGAACCCGCTGAAGGAAGTCATCAAGGGCAAGCGCCTGGTGGTCGTGGACGACTCGATCGTCCGCGGCAACACCCAGCGCGCGCTCGTCCGGATGCTCCGCGAGGCCGGGGCCGCCGAGGTCCACATCCGGATCTCCTCCCCGCCCGTGAAGTGGCCGTGCTTCTTCGGCATCGACTTCGCCACCCGCGCCGAGCTGATCGCCAACGGCATGACGGTCGACGAGATCGGCAAGTCCCTCGGCGCCGACTCGCTCTCGTACATCTCGATCGACGGCATGATCGAGGCCACCACCATCGACAAGCAGCGGCTCTGCCGCGCCTGCTTCGACGGTGAGTACCCGATGGAGCTGCCGGACCCCGAGCTGCTCGGCAAGCAGCTCCTGGAGACCGAGCTGGCCGCCGGACCGGCCGCCACCGCCGCGGCCGACGCCCTCCGGCGCCCGTAG
- the purM gene encoding phosphoribosylformylglycinamidine cyclo-ligase yields MSETETTGASYAAAGVDIEAGDRAVELMKQWVKKTQRPEVAGLGGLGGFAGLFDASALKRFERPLLASATDGVGTKVDIARQMGVYDTIGHDLVAMVMDDIVVCGAEPLFMTDYICVGKVHPERVAAIVKGIAEGCVLAGCSLVGGETAEHPGLLGPDDFDVAGAGTGVVEADRLLGADRIRTGDAVIAMAASGLHSNGYSLVRHVLFDRAGMRLDQQVEEFGRTLGEELLEPTRIYSLDCLALMRTTNVHAFSHVTGGGLAANLARVIPDGLHATVDRSTWSPGAVFDLVGKAGQVERLELEKTLNMGVGMIAVVPADSADVALTTLADRGLDAWVAGEITERGEHTTGATLTGDYAV; encoded by the coding sequence ATGTCTGAGACTGAGACCACCGGTGCCAGCTACGCAGCCGCGGGCGTCGACATCGAAGCGGGCGACCGCGCCGTCGAGCTGATGAAGCAGTGGGTGAAGAAGACCCAGCGCCCCGAGGTCGCCGGCCTCGGCGGCCTCGGCGGATTCGCCGGCCTCTTCGACGCCTCCGCCCTGAAGCGCTTCGAGCGCCCGCTGCTCGCCTCCGCCACCGACGGTGTCGGCACGAAGGTCGACATCGCCCGCCAGATGGGCGTCTACGACACCATCGGCCACGACCTGGTCGCCATGGTCATGGACGACATCGTCGTCTGCGGCGCCGAACCGCTGTTCATGACCGACTACATCTGCGTCGGCAAGGTCCACCCGGAGCGGGTCGCCGCCATCGTCAAGGGCATCGCCGAGGGCTGCGTCCTGGCCGGCTGCTCCCTGGTCGGCGGCGAGACCGCCGAGCACCCCGGCCTGCTCGGCCCGGACGACTTCGACGTCGCCGGCGCCGGTACGGGCGTGGTGGAGGCCGACCGGCTCCTCGGCGCCGATCGCATCCGTACGGGTGACGCGGTCATCGCCATGGCGGCCTCCGGCCTTCACTCCAACGGGTACTCGCTGGTGCGCCACGTGCTGTTCGACCGGGCCGGCATGCGTCTCGACCAGCAGGTCGAGGAGTTCGGCCGGACGCTCGGCGAGGAGCTGCTGGAGCCCACCAGGATCTACTCGCTGGACTGCCTGGCGCTCATGCGGACGACCAACGTGCACGCCTTCAGCCACGTCACCGGTGGCGGCCTGGCCGCGAACCTCGCCCGGGTGATCCCGGACGGGCTGCACGCCACGGTCGACCGGTCGACCTGGTCCCCCGGCGCGGTGTTCGACCTGGTCGGCAAGGCCGGTCAGGTGGAGCGGCTGGAGCTGGAGAAGACCCTGAACATGGGCGTCGGCATGATCGCCGTCGTCCCCGCCGACTCGGCCGACGTCGCCCTGACCACGCTGGCCGACCGGGGTCTCGACGCCTGGGTCGCCGGTGAGATCACCGAGCGTGGTGAGCACACCACCGGAGCGACCCTGACCGGGGACTACGCGGTCTGA
- a CDS encoding DUF3073 domain-containing protein → MGRGRAKAKQTKVARQLKYNSGGTDLSRLASELGASTPQPLSQPPNGEPFEDEDEEDDPYARYAELYNDDDDEDEESGPSSQRRGA, encoded by the coding sequence ATGGGGCGCGGCCGGGCCAAGGCCAAGCAGACGAAGGTCGCCCGCCAGCTGAAGTACAACAGCGGCGGGACTGACCTGTCGCGTCTGGCCAGCGAGCTGGGCGCTTCCACTCCGCAACCGCTCTCGCAGCCGCCGAATGGCGAGCCGTTCGAGGACGAGGACGAGGAAGACGACCCGTACGCCCGCTACGCGGAGCTGTACAACGATGACGACGACGAGGACGAGGAGTCCGGTCCGTCGTCACAGCGTCGCGGTGCTTGA